In Massilia antarctica, the following are encoded in one genomic region:
- a CDS encoding PEP-CTERM sorting domain-containing protein codes for MKNIAKHITMGVALCTSVLFASSAHATWAGNTAKTDVKLNGASADAVDYALLVNPQGFFATKGGSGGFASDFALYGSKQGWTAMAAFGSQADDGDAVSTHKLGTNLTFTFDKTDGRHGSWTVANNDAKNNVKLDLVFAMYGGMGSSAFLFDNETLAAGSTSNGSWTFNGLTLFGNKANYGNLTIFARDVSKTAFEVPTTPVPEPESYVMLLAGLGLIGFMSNRRKLAQPLFH; via the coding sequence ATGAAAAACATTGCTAAACATATCACCATGGGCGTGGCACTCTGCACGTCCGTCCTGTTCGCTTCGAGCGCGCACGCGACCTGGGCCGGCAATACCGCCAAGACCGACGTCAAGCTCAACGGCGCCAGCGCCGATGCGGTCGACTATGCCTTGCTCGTCAATCCGCAAGGCTTTTTCGCCACCAAGGGCGGCAGCGGCGGTTTTGCCAGCGACTTTGCCCTGTACGGCTCGAAGCAGGGCTGGACCGCGATGGCTGCTTTCGGCAGCCAGGCCGACGATGGCGATGCCGTCTCGACGCACAAGCTGGGCACCAACCTGACCTTCACCTTCGACAAGACCGATGGCCGCCATGGTTCCTGGACCGTGGCCAACAACGACGCCAAGAATAATGTCAAACTCGACCTGGTGTTCGCCATGTACGGCGGCATGGGCAGTTCCGCCTTTTTGTTCGACAACGAAACCCTGGCCGCCGGTTCCACCAGCAACGGCAGCTGGACCTTCAACGGGCTGACCCTGTTCGGCAACAAAGCCAACTACGGCAACCTGACCATCTTCGCGCGCGACGTCAGCAAGACCGCCTTCGAAGTGCCGACGACCCCGGTACCGGAACCGGAAAGCTATGTCATGCTGCTGGCCGGCCTGGGCCTGATCGGCTTCATGTCGAATCGCCGCAAGCTGGCGCAGCCGCTGTTCCACTGA
- a CDS encoding PEP-CTERM sorting domain-containing protein yields MTAALCSGVLFAGSAHAAASGSAGKTAKSDVSLNGVSADAVDYAGGVNPQSGNATKGGSSGFATDFALYGSKQGWTSIAAFDSKADNGVAITTSKLGTSLTFTFDNFDGRHGSWTAVNNDVKNNVTLDLVFAMHTGGGSSAWLFDNEVLGAGAKSTGSWTLNALNPGGKLADYSNLTIFARDLGKTAFQVPTTPVPEPESYVMLLAGLGMIGFMSNRRKGEYDTFR; encoded by the coding sequence TTGACCGCAGCCCTTTGCTCTGGCGTGCTGTTCGCCGGCAGCGCGCATGCGGCTGCGAGCGGCAGCGCCGGCAAGACCGCCAAGAGCGACGTCAGCCTGAACGGCGTGAGCGCCGATGCGGTCGACTATGCCGGCGGCGTCAATCCCCAGAGCGGCAACGCCACCAAAGGCGGCAGCAGCGGCTTCGCCACCGACTTCGCCCTGTACGGCTCGAAGCAGGGCTGGACCTCGATCGCCGCCTTCGACAGCAAGGCCGACAATGGCGTTGCGATCACCACGAGCAAACTCGGCACCAGCCTGACTTTTACCTTCGACAATTTTGACGGCCGCCATGGTTCGTGGACTGCCGTGAACAACGACGTCAAGAACAATGTCACGCTGGACCTGGTGTTTGCCATGCACACCGGCGGCGGCAGCTCGGCCTGGCTGTTCGATAACGAAGTGCTCGGCGCCGGCGCGAAAAGCACGGGCAGCTGGACCCTGAACGCACTTAACCCGGGCGGCAAACTGGCCGATTACTCGAACCTGACCATTTTCGCGCGCGACCTCGGCAAAACCGCTTTCCAGGTGCCGACCACCCCGGTTCCGGAACCGGAAAGCTATGTCATGCTGCTGGCCGGCCTGGGCATGATCGGCTTCATGTCGAATCGCCGCAAGGGCGAGTACGACACCTTCCGCTGA
- a CDS encoding catalase — protein MVTRKKTGATEDGAGSILSTVSGPSNAQPPASLGSSDPVAAQLLIKTVAGQQLAAAMPFNPNKPAEYGDAARTPPPGATAEPSTPAATGSTSTETIASAKLGAGVPPQGANPTVGPLDRVRVDGGGQRLTTNQGVPIADNQHSLKIGLRGPTAMEDFILREKLTHFDHERIPERVVHARGSAAHGYFESYQDLSAVTRASLFAQPGKRTPVFTRFSTVAGERGSSDTVRDVRGFAVKFYTDEGNWDLVGNNMPVFFIQDAMKFPDLVHAVKPEPHHAMPQASSAHDTFWDFVSLMPESTHMLLWQMSDRAIPRSYRTMQGFGVHTFRLVNAAGESVFCKFHWTPLQGTHSLVWDEAAKLVGADPDYHRRDLWEAIDGGNFPEWELALQIFTEEQAESFAFDVLDPTKLVPEELVPLTPVGKMVLNRNPDNFFAETEQVAFCTAHIVPGIDFSNDPLLQGRIHSYLDTQISRLGGPNFHEIPVNSPVVQVQNNQREGMHRQAIHRGRVNYEPNSLAGGCPFQAGMKSGFTSFPQTISEDKVRGNPELFADHYSQARLFFNSQSPVEQAHIAAAFRFELTRVQTPAVRERVLATLANVNPVLAGAVAGGLGMEVPAPLPLASSRPMHEYEPSPALSLLSRPGETGIRTRKVALLVANGVDGAMVRAIYSALLEDGAVPRVVASQLGKVKTSDGATLDVEITLEAGPSVLYDAVVVPDGDAVTVLGRDAHALDFVREQYRHCKPILVVGAGAALLKEAGVPPALPDGSADPALIGTEAGALAPALAAFKTALAAHRSFARETDPPGV, from the coding sequence ATGGTCACACGCAAGAAAACGGGCGCCACGGAAGATGGCGCCGGCTCCATCCTGAGCACCGTCTCCGGTCCCTCCAACGCCCAGCCTCCGGCTAGCCTGGGCAGCAGCGATCCGGTCGCCGCGCAGTTGCTGATCAAAACCGTTGCCGGTCAACAGCTCGCCGCCGCGATGCCCTTCAACCCCAACAAGCCGGCCGAGTACGGCGATGCAGCGCGCACCCCGCCGCCTGGCGCGACGGCCGAGCCATCGACCCCGGCCGCCACCGGCAGCACCAGCACCGAAACCATCGCCTCCGCCAAGCTCGGGGCCGGCGTGCCGCCGCAGGGTGCCAACCCGACCGTGGGCCCGCTCGACAGGGTGCGCGTCGACGGCGGCGGCCAGCGCCTGACCACCAACCAGGGCGTGCCGATCGCCGACAACCAGCATTCGCTCAAGATCGGCCTGCGCGGACCGACCGCGATGGAAGACTTCATCCTGCGCGAAAAACTCACCCATTTCGACCATGAGCGTATTCCCGAGCGCGTGGTGCACGCGCGCGGCTCCGCTGCCCACGGTTATTTCGAGAGCTACCAGGACTTGAGCGCGGTGACGCGCGCCTCGCTGTTCGCCCAGCCCGGCAAGCGCACCCCCGTGTTCACCAGGTTTTCGACCGTCGCCGGCGAACGCGGTTCCTCCGATACGGTGCGCGATGTGCGCGGTTTCGCCGTCAAGTTTTACACGGACGAAGGCAACTGGGATCTGGTCGGCAATAACATGCCTGTCTTCTTCATCCAGGATGCCATGAAATTCCCCGACCTGGTGCACGCGGTCAAGCCCGAACCGCACCACGCCATGCCGCAAGCGTCGAGCGCCCACGATACCTTCTGGGATTTCGTTTCCCTGATGCCCGAATCGACCCACATGCTGCTGTGGCAAATGTCGGACCGCGCGATTCCGCGCAGCTACCGCACCATGCAGGGTTTCGGCGTGCACACTTTCCGCTTGGTCAATGCGGCAGGCGAGTCGGTGTTCTGCAAATTTCACTGGACCCCGCTGCAGGGCACCCACTCCCTGGTCTGGGACGAGGCCGCCAAGCTGGTGGGCGCCGATCCCGACTACCACCGGCGCGACCTGTGGGAAGCCATCGACGGCGGCAATTTCCCCGAGTGGGAGCTGGCGCTGCAAATTTTCACCGAAGAGCAGGCCGAATCGTTCGCCTTCGACGTGCTCGATCCGACCAAGCTGGTGCCCGAGGAACTGGTTCCCCTGACGCCGGTCGGCAAGATGGTGCTCAACCGTAATCCGGACAACTTCTTCGCCGAAACGGAACAAGTCGCCTTCTGTACCGCCCACATCGTGCCCGGCATCGATTTCAGTAACGATCCGCTGCTGCAAGGCCGTATCCATTCCTACCTCGATACCCAGATCAGCCGCTTGGGTGGCCCGAATTTCCACGAAATCCCGGTCAATTCGCCTGTCGTGCAAGTGCAAAACAACCAGCGTGAAGGCATGCACCGCCAGGCCATCCACCGCGGCAGGGTCAACTACGAGCCGAACTCGCTCGCGGGCGGTTGCCCCTTCCAGGCGGGCATGAAGTCAGGCTTCACCAGCTTCCCGCAAACGATTTCCGAAGACAAGGTGCGCGGCAATCCGGAACTGTTCGCCGATCACTATTCCCAGGCGCGCCTGTTCTTCAACAGCCAGAGCCCGGTCGAACAAGCCCATATCGCCGCCGCCTTCCGCTTCGAGCTCACGCGCGTGCAGACTCCGGCCGTGCGCGAGCGCGTGCTGGCCACCCTGGCCAATGTGAACCCGGTGCTGGCTGGTGCCGTTGCGGGCGGCCTGGGCATGGAGGTGCCGGCGCCGCTGCCGCTGGCGAGCAGCCGTCCGATGCACGAGTACGAGCCGTCGCCGGCCCTGTCCTTGCTCAGCCGTCCGGGCGAAACCGGGATCCGCACGCGCAAGGTGGCGCTGCTGGTCGCCAATGGCGTCGATGGCGCCATGGTGCGCGCGATTTACAGCGCCTTGCTGGAAGATGGCGCCGTGCCGCGCGTGGTGGCCAGCCAGCTGGGCAAGGTCAAGACCAGCGATGGCGCTACCCTCGACGTCGAAATCACCCTGGAAGCCGGACCATCGGTCTTGTACGACGCGGTGGTCGTGCCCGATGGCGACGCTGTCACCGTGCTCGGCCGCGATGCCCATGCGCTCGACTTCGTGCGCGAACAGTATCGTCATTGCAAGCCGATCCTGGTGGTGGGAGCCGGCGCGGCGCTGCTGAAAGAGGCGGGTGTGCCGCCGGCGCTGCCGGACGGATCGGCCGACCCGGCCCTGATCGGGACCGAAGCGGGCGCACTGGCGCCGGCGCTGGCCGCGTTCAAGACGGCACTGGCCGCTCATCGCTCTTTCGCGCGCGAAACCGATCCGCCGGGAGTCTGA
- a CDS encoding DUF883 family protein, giving the protein MDNQKSNGGNASNIGSEGSGSSMGKDLGAGRNDGNKGSDDNKGSDLSKGAADMHKTIDKAADAAQPVVERLASSAHASVDKVSGALNGVTGRMDEKARQLTDAYKNFAETGRDYVRTSPATSVLVALGIGYTLSKLLGRRN; this is encoded by the coding sequence ATGGACAATCAGAAATCGAATGGCGGCAACGCAAGCAATATTGGTAGCGAAGGTTCGGGCAGCAGCATGGGCAAGGATCTCGGCGCCGGCCGCAACGATGGCAACAAGGGTAGCGACGACAATAAAGGTAGCGATCTGAGCAAGGGTGCGGCCGACATGCACAAGACCATCGACAAGGCAGCCGATGCTGCCCAGCCAGTGGTCGAGCGCCTGGCCTCCAGCGCACACGCCAGTGTCGACAAAGTCAGCGGCGCCCTCAATGGCGTCACCGGCCGCATGGACGAAAAAGCGCGCCAGTTGACCGATGCCTATAAAAATTTCGCAGAAACCGGCCGCGACTATGTCCGCACCAGCCCGGCGACCTCGGTCCTGGTCGCCCTGGGCATCGGCTATACGCTCTCGAAATTGCTGGGCCGTCGTAACTGA
- a CDS encoding helix-turn-helix domain-containing protein produces MNSIAHIRVRLGITQAVMAKGINVLQGNVSNYEGGQSMPPDVLARLIGHAAPAGSTISHNNVYAPPGGAHGDARRA; encoded by the coding sequence ATGAACTCCATCGCACACATCCGGGTCCGGCTCGGCATTACCCAGGCCGTGATGGCGAAGGGGATCAATGTTTTACAAGGCAATGTTTCCAACTACGAGGGCGGGCAATCGATGCCGCCCGATGTGCTGGCCCGGCTGATCGGCCATGCGGCACCGGCCGGCTCCACGATCAGCCACAACAATGTGTACGCGCCGCCCGGCGGCGCACACGGAGACGCCCGCCGGGCCTGA